The following coding sequences lie in one Maribacter forsetii DSM 18668 genomic window:
- the trhA gene encoding PAQR family membrane homeostasis protein TrhA, with the protein MMYLDSLEKEEKFNIISHGIGALLAIVGMVFLIQGNNHKSEWSLWGIVIYSLSLISMLCVSTIYHAVDNKVWKLRMRILDHINIYYLIAGTYTPVALITLINGNGWSIFFAVWGIAAVGTILKLFFTGKFEIISLLLYLAMGWLIIFDFQNLVDNTSEFGINLLMLGGAFYTIGILFYAVRRIPYNHFIWHLFVLCGAICHWYFIYIDVI; encoded by the coding sequence ATGATGTACTTAGATTCATTGGAAAAGGAAGAAAAGTTCAATATCATCTCTCATGGTATAGGCGCGCTATTGGCTATTGTGGGTATGGTGTTTCTTATTCAAGGAAATAATCATAAATCTGAGTGGTCATTGTGGGGAATAGTGATATATAGCTTATCATTAATAAGTATGTTATGCGTATCTACGATATATCACGCAGTCGATAATAAGGTTTGGAAACTTAGAATGAGAATTCTAGACCATATAAATATATATTATCTAATTGCAGGTACGTATACTCCTGTTGCTTTAATAACACTTATTAACGGAAATGGATGGTCTATTTTCTTTGCAGTATGGGGTATAGCTGCTGTTGGTACTATTTTAAAGTTATTTTTTACTGGTAAGTTTGAAATTATATCCTTGCTACTTTATTTAGCCATGGGATGGCTCATAATATTCGATTTTCAAAATCTGGTAGATAATACTTCAGAGTTTGGAATTAATTTACTCATGCTTGGGGGTGCATTTTATACTATAGGGATATTATTTTATGCGGTAAGAAGAATTCCGTATAATCACTTTATTTGGCACCTTTTTGTACTGTGCGGAGCAATATGCCATTGGTATTTTATTTACATAGATGTAATCTAA
- a CDS encoding DUF4268 domain-containing protein, whose protein sequence is MFSKQESRKLREEFWIAFGKSFPNKWTLYKTEVKGLSFKFHFDLKKAIVSIDIDSDFDQQIKVWDKLIALKSILLDEFLPEGIFEDFYILENQKEISRIYVELNNVSIHNKNTWRETMEFLNNNMLQIEKFYEEYKDVIDS, encoded by the coding sequence ATGTTCAGTAAACAAGAATCAAGAAAATTACGAGAAGAATTTTGGATCGCTTTTGGCAAATCTTTTCCAAACAAATGGACTTTATATAAAACTGAAGTAAAAGGTTTATCATTCAAATTTCATTTTGATTTAAAAAAAGCTATAGTCTCCATTGACATAGATTCTGATTTTGATCAACAAATTAAAGTATGGGATAAACTAATTGCTTTAAAATCAATATTATTAGATGAATTCCTACCTGAAGGAATATTTGAAGATTTCTATATCCTAGAAAACCAAAAAGAAATATCAAGAATTTATGTAGAATTAAATAACGTATCTATACATAATAAAAATACATGGAGGGAGACGATGGAATTTTTAAACAATAATATGTTACAGATAGAGAAATTCTATGAAGAGTATAAAGATGTTATAGATTCTTAA
- a CDS encoding ZIP family metal transporter gives MIYILPILGVLISFLFVVVAKPQKNESFKLLLAFSGAFLLALTIFEMLPEVYENTNHKTIGVFVMLGILFQIFLEFFSKGAEHGHVHISKQSKDFPWLLFISLCTHSLLEGLPIGTNDTIIYGILIHKIPIAIILSIFLLGSNIKPIYAAFFMLLFSVMTPLGTYLANTTDILSTYGMYLNALVIGVFLHISTVILFESSEGHKFNLRKLLVILLGITIAYYL, from the coding sequence ATGATTTATATTTTACCTATTCTAGGAGTGCTTATTAGTTTTCTTTTTGTGGTTGTTGCAAAACCCCAGAAAAACGAATCCTTCAAACTATTATTAGCATTTAGTGGCGCATTTTTATTAGCACTTACTATTTTTGAAATGTTACCAGAAGTATATGAAAATACGAATCATAAAACTATAGGTGTATTTGTAATGCTAGGTATTCTTTTTCAAATATTTTTAGAATTTTTCTCAAAAGGAGCTGAACACGGCCACGTTCATATTTCGAAGCAAAGTAAAGATTTTCCTTGGTTACTTTTTATTAGTCTATGCACCCACTCTCTATTGGAAGGTCTACCTATAGGTACAAATGACACCATCATTTACGGTATCCTTATTCATAAAATTCCTATAGCAATAATATTGAGTATATTCCTTTTAGGGTCAAATATTAAACCTATTTACGCAGCATTTTTCATGCTTTTATTCTCTGTTATGACTCCGTTAGGGACCTATTTAGCCAATACAACAGATATACTTTCCACTTACGGCATGTATTTAAATGCTCTAGTAATAGGTGTGTTCTTACATATTTCAACTGTAATTCTATTTGAAAGTTCTGAAGGGCATAAATTTAATTTAAGAAAGTTATTAGTGATTTTACTAGGTATAACAATCGCATATTATCTATAA
- a CDS encoding THUMP domain-containing class I SAM-dependent RNA methyltransferase produces MGNNFKMVAKTLFGFEELLSKELRNLGASNVVEGTRNVSFEGDNGFMYKANLCLRTAIKIIKPIHSFRVRDENDLYKKIYAMDWTEYLSVSETFAIDATVNSEQFTHSLYVSQKTKDAIVDKFRDTDGTRPDVDVKNPDLRINIHIHNNDCNVSLDSSGYSLHKRGYRTATNIAPINEVLASGLLLLSGWDGQCDFLDPMCGSGTMLTEAAMIACNIPANINRKEFAFEKWTDFDAELYEKIVDSSLKKTREFHHKIIGYDKAPSAVRKAQDNIENANLEDYITVERKDFFKTDKQTGGTLHMCFNPPYGERLDIDLENFYSAIGDTLKQGYPGTNAWFITSNLPALKFVGLRPSRKIKVFNSHLESRLVKYEMYEGSKKAKYQKRNEE; encoded by the coding sequence ATGGGTAATAATTTTAAAATGGTCGCTAAGACCTTATTTGGTTTCGAAGAACTACTTTCTAAAGAACTTAGAAATTTGGGGGCAAGCAATGTTGTTGAGGGAACTAGAAATGTATCTTTTGAAGGTGATAATGGCTTTATGTACAAAGCCAATCTATGTTTGAGAACAGCTATTAAAATTATTAAGCCAATACATTCTTTTCGAGTTAGAGATGAAAATGATCTGTACAAGAAAATATATGCGATGGATTGGACAGAGTATCTTTCTGTCAGCGAAACTTTTGCCATAGATGCTACGGTGAACTCAGAGCAGTTTACACATTCCTTGTACGTTTCTCAAAAGACTAAGGATGCTATTGTAGATAAATTTAGGGATACTGATGGTACAAGACCAGATGTAGATGTTAAAAATCCAGATTTACGTATCAACATTCATATTCATAATAATGACTGTAATGTGTCTTTAGACAGTTCTGGTTACTCATTGCACAAAAGAGGATACCGTACAGCAACTAATATTGCACCAATAAATGAGGTATTAGCTTCTGGTTTGCTTTTATTAAGTGGATGGGATGGTCAGTGTGATTTTCTTGATCCAATGTGTGGTAGTGGTACTATGTTGACAGAAGCGGCTATGATTGCTTGTAATATTCCCGCAAATATTAATAGGAAGGAATTTGCATTTGAGAAATGGACTGATTTTGATGCTGAACTATATGAGAAGATTGTAGATTCTAGTTTGAAGAAAACAAGAGAATTTCATCATAAAATTATAGGGTATGATAAAGCACCTTCTGCTGTTAGAAAGGCTCAAGACAATATAGAGAATGCCAATCTTGAAGATTATATCACAGTAGAAAGAAAAGATTTCTTTAAAACTGATAAGCAAACAGGAGGTACCTTGCATATGTGCTTTAACCCACCTTATGGAGAACGTCTAGATATTGATTTGGAAAACTTTTATAGTGCTATTGGTGATACTTTAAAACAAGGTTACCCTGGTACCAATGCTTGGTTTATAACAAGTAACCTGCCTGCTTTAAAGTTTGTAGGGTTAAGACCTTCTCGAAAAATAAAGGTGTTTAATAGCCACCTAGAATCTCGTTTGGTAAAGTATGAAATGTATGAAGGTAGTAAGAAGGCCAAATATCAAAAAAGAAATGAAGAATGA